One Manihot esculenta cultivar AM560-2 chromosome 18, M.esculenta_v8, whole genome shotgun sequence genomic window carries:
- the LOC110606000 gene encoding 2-methylpropanoate--CoA ligase CCL4, which translates to MRCRTEIQTSHMILHGQNLQKRRLKSSFPWSLNPRKRYRLILLKAKMDELKPVAANSCPLTPLTFLERAATAYGDCPSIIYNDTSYTWSHTHRRCLQLASSLSSNGFTRGDVVSVIAPNIPAMYELQFAVPMSGAVLNNINTRLDARTISILMRHSESKLVFVDCLSRALVLEAISLFPPNSPRPTLVLITDDDDAPELSSLSWLNADFWCTYESMVEKGDPEFKWVQPLSEWDPMILNYTSGTTSSPKGVIHCHRGIFILTVGSLIDWAVPKQPVYLWTLPIFHANGWTYTWGMAAVGGTNICLRKFDARTIYSMIKKHGVTHMCGAPVVLNMLANFPNREPLKSPVEILTAGAPPPAAVLFRIEELGFVVSHGYGLTETAGFVVSCAWKRRWNQLPANERARLKARQGVGIAGFTEIDVVDPKTGASVKRDGSSLGEVVLRGGCVMLGYLKDPIGTSKCLKDDGWFYTGDVGVMHPDGYLEVKDRSKDVIISGGENISSVEVESVLYTNPAVNEAAVVARPDDFWGETPCAFLSLKEGLSQKPSEKDIIDFCREKMPHYMVPKSVVFKDELPKTSTGKIQKFVLREIARGMGSSMVSRK; encoded by the coding sequence ATGAGGTGTAGAACGGAAATCCAAACCTCCCACATGATCCTTCATGGACAAAATTTGCAGAAAAGAAGGCTAAAAAGTTCTTTCCCATGGTCTCTTAATCCCAGAAAACGGTACCGCCTGATTCTTCTTAAGGCAAAAATGGATGAGCTCAAGCCAGTAGCAGCCAACTCGTGTCCTCTCACCCCATTGACCTTCTTGGAAAGGGCAGCAACTGCCTACGGTGATTGCCCATCTATCATCTACAATGACACTTCTTACACGTGGTCTCATACTCACCGTCGATGTCTCCAGCTAGCTTCCTCTCTTTCATCCAACGGCTTCACCCGCGGGGACGTCGTTTCCGTTATTGCTCCCAATATCCCCGCCATGTACGAGCTTCAATTTGCTGTCCCCATGTCTGGTGCTGTTCTCAACAACATCAATACTCGCCTGGACGCCCGTACCATCTCCATACTCATGCGTCACAGCGAATCAAAGCTAGTCTTCGTTGATTGTTTGTCACGTGCTCTTGTCCTCGAGGCCATTTCTCTTTTCCCGCCTAACTCTCCACGTCCTACTCTCGTCCTCATCACGGATGATGATGATGCACCGGAACTATCTTCACTTTCATGGCTGAACGCTGATTTTTGGTGTACGTACGAAAGCATGGTGGAGAAAGGTGATCCAGAGTTCAAGTGGGTTCAGCCTCTAAGCGAGTGGGATCCGATGATTTTGAATTACACATCAGGTACCACCTCATCTCCTAAAGGTGTGATACACTGCCACAGAGGGATTTTCATCTTAACCGTTGGATCCTTGATTGATTGGGCTGTTCCAAAGCAACCTGTTTATTTGTGGACCCTTCCAATATTCCACGCTAATGGATGGACCTACACATGGGGCATGGCAGCCGTTGGTGGGACCAACATCTGTCTCCGTAAATTCGATGCTCGTACAATTTACAGCATGATCAAGAAACACGGTGTCACTCACATGTGCGGCGCACCTGTGGTGCTAAACATGCTAGCAAACTTCCCCAATAGAGAACCTCTCAAGAGCCCAGTTGAGATTCTAACCGCCGGAGCCCCACCGCCAGCTGCTGTGCTATTCCGAATAGAGGAGTTAGGTTTTGTGGTGAGTCACGGATACGGGTTAACTGAAACGGCAGGATTCGTGGTGTCGTGTGCTTGGAAACGAAGGTGGAACCAGTTGCCAGCAAACGAAAGAGCCAGACTAAAGGCCAGACAAGGAGTGGGTATTGCTGGGTTCACAGAGATAGACGTGGTGGATCCTAAGACAGGAGCCAGCGTAAAGCGAGATGGGTCATCTCTCGGCGAAGTAGTTTTGAGAGGTGGGTGCGTGATGTTGGGTTATCTCAAGGACCCCATAGGCACATCAAAGTGTTTGAAAGATGATGGTTGGTTCTACACAGGAGACGTGGGGGTGATGCACCCAGATGGGTATTTAGAGGTCAAAGATCGATCCAAAGATGTGATCATTAGCGGTGGAGAGAACATAAGCAGTGTGGAGGTTGAGTCTGTGTTGTACACCAATCCGGCTGTTAATGAAGCAGCTGTGGTGGCTCGACCAGATGATTTCTGGGGAGAGACACCGTGCGCATTTTTGAGCTTGAAGGAAGGGTTGAGTCAGAAACCAAGCGAGAAGGACATAATTGACTTCTGTAGGGAAAAAATGCCGCATTATATGGTTCCAAAATCTGTAGTGTTTAAAGATGAATTACCCAAGACTTCAACTGGGAAGATTCAGAAGTTTGTGCTGAGAGAAATTGCGAGAGGCATGGGGTCTTCAATGGTGAGTCGAAAGTAG
- the LOC110606603 gene encoding 2-methylpropanoate--CoA ligase CCL4 — translation MDDLKPRAANSSPLTPLTFLERAATVYGDCPSIIYNNTTYTWSHTHRRCLQLASSLSSNGFTRGNVVSVIAPNIPAMYELQFAVPMSGAVLNNINTRLDARTISVLLRHSESKLVFVDCLSRDLVLEAISLFPHNCPRPTLVLITDDDEAPESSSPSSLTVDFCCTYESMVEKGDPEFKWVQPLSEWDPMILNYTSGTTSSPKGVIHCHRGIFIITIESLIDWAVPKQPVYLWTLPIFHANGWSYPWGMAAVGGTNICLRKFDAATIYGMIKRHGVTHMCGAPVVLNMLTNSPNNEPLKNPVEILTAGAPPPAAVLFRTEALGFVVSHGYGLTETAGLVVSCAWKRKWNQLPANERARLKARQGVKIAGFTEIDVVDSKTGASVKRDGLSLGEIVLRGGCLMLGYLKDPVGTSKCLKDDGWFYTGDVGVMHPDGYLEIKDRSKDVIISGGENISSVEVEAVLYTNPAVNEAAVVARPDEFWGETPCAFVSLKEGLSQKPSEKDIIDFCREKMPHYMVPKTVVFKDELPKTSTGKIQKFVLREIAKSMGSSRVSRM, via the coding sequence ATGGATGATCTCAAGCCAAGAGCAGCAAACTCGTCTCCTCTCACCCCATTGACCTTCTTAGAAAGGGCAGCAACTGTCTACGGTGATTGTCCATCTATCATCTATAACAACACCACTTACACCTGGTCTCACACTCACCGTCGATGTCTCCAGCTCGCTTCCTCTCTTTCATCCAACGGCTTCACCCGTGGGAACGTCGTTTCTGTAATTGCTCCCAATATCCCTGCCATGTACGAGCTTCAGTTTGCTGTCCCCATGTCTGGTGCTGTTCTCAACAACATCAATACTCGCCTGGACGCGCGTACCATCTCCGTACTCCTGCGTCATAGCGAATCAAAGCTTGTCTTCGTGGATTGTTTGTCACGTGATCTCGTCCTTGAGGCTATCTCTCTGTTCCCTCATAACTGTCCACGTCCTACCCTCGTCCTCATCACGGATGATGATGAGGCACCAGAATCATCCTCACCTTCATCGCTGACCGTTGATTTTTGTTGTACGTACGAGAGCATGGTGGAGAAAGGCGATCCAGAGTTCAAGTGGGTTCAGCCTCTAAGCGAGTGGGATCCGATGATTTTGAATTACACATCAGGTACTACCTCGTCTCCTAAAGGTGTGATACACTGCCACCGAGGGATTTTCATCATAACCATTGAATCTCTGATTGATTGGGCTGTTCCAAAACAGCCTGTCTATTTGTGGACCCTTCCAATATTCCACGCTAATGGATGGAGCTATCCGTGGGGCATGGCAGCCGTTGGTGGGACCAATATCTGTCTTCGTAAATTTGATGCTGCTACGATCTACGGTATGATCAAGAGACACGGTGTCACTCACATGTGTGGTGCACCTGTGGTGCTAAACATGCTAACAAACTCCCCCAATAATGAACCACTCAAGAACCCGGTTGAGATTCTGACCGCTGGAGCCCCTCCGCCAGCTGCCGTGCTATTCCGAACAGAGGCGTTGGGTTTTGTGGTGAGTCACGGATATGGGTTAACTGAAACGGCAGGACTCGTCGTGTCGTGTGCGTGGAAACGAAAGTGGAACCAGTTGCCAGCAAACGAAAGAGCCAGATTAAAGGCAAGACAAGGAGTGAAGATTGCTGGGTTCACAGAGATAGACGTGGTGGATTCGAAGACAGGAGCCAGCGTAAAGCGAGATGGATTGTCCCTCGGCGAAATTGTTCTGAGAGGTGGGTGTTTGATGTTGGGTTATCTCAAGGACCCTGTGGGCACATCAAAGTGTTTGAAAGATGATGGTTGGTTCTACACAGGTGACGTGGGGGTGATGCACCCAGATGGGTATTTAGAGATCAAAGATCGATCTAAAGATGTGATCATTAGCGGTGGAGAGAATATAAGCAGTGTGGAGGTAGAGGCTGTGTTATACACCAATCCGGCCGTTAATGAAGCGGCTGTGGTGGCTAGACCAGATGAGTTCTGGGGGGAGACACCGTGCGCATTTGTGAGCTTGAAGGAAGGGTTGAGTCAGAAACCAAGCGAGAAGGACATAATTGATTTCTGTAGGGAAAAAATGCCGCATTATATGGTTCCAAAAACTGTAGTGTTTAAAGATGAATTACCCAAGACTTCAACTGGGAAGATTCAGAAGTTTGTGCTGAGAGAAATTGCGAAATCTATGGGGTCTTCAAGGGTGAGTCGAATGTAG